In Jejubacter calystegiae, the following are encoded in one genomic region:
- a CDS encoding major outer membrane lipoprotein: MNRTKLVLGAVILGSTLLAGCSSNAKIDQLSSDVQTLNAKVDQLSNDVNAMRSDVQAAKDDAARANQRLDNQAHSYRK, translated from the coding sequence ATGAATCGTACTAAACTGGTACTGGGCGCGGTAATCCTGGGTTCTACTCTGCTGGCTGGTTGCTCCAGCAACGCTAAAATCGATCAGCTGTCTTCTGACGTTCAGACTCTGAACGCTAAAGTTGACCAGCTGAGCAACGACGTGAACGCAATGCGTTCTGACGTTCAGGCTGCTAAAGACGACGCAGCTCGCGCTAACCAGCGTCTGGACAACCAGGCTCACTCTTACCGTAAGTAA
- the sufE gene encoding cysteine desulfuration protein SufE: MAAMPDKDKLLRNFSRCANWEEKYLYIIELGQRLAPLSDEAHNPGNIIQGCQSQVWIVMDQTPDGVIQLRGDSDAAIVKGLIAVVFILYHQMTARDIVEFDVRPWFEKMNLAQHLTPSRSQGLEAMIRAIRAKAAALAPTLN; this comes from the coding sequence ATGGCTGCTATGCCGGACAAAGATAAGCTGCTGCGAAACTTCAGCCGCTGTGCCAACTGGGAAGAGAAGTATCTCTATATCATCGAACTGGGTCAGCGTCTGGCGCCGCTCAGTGACGAGGCCCATAACCCCGGTAACATTATCCAGGGCTGTCAGAGCCAGGTATGGATTGTGATGGATCAAACGCCGGATGGCGTTATCCAGCTACGGGGCGACAGCGATGCGGCTATCGTTAAGGGATTGATAGCCGTGGTGTTTATTCTCTATCACCAGATGACGGCGCGCGATATCGTTGAGTTCGATGTGCGCCCCTGGTTCGAGAAGATGAATCTGGCCCAACACCTGACCCCGTCGCGCTCCCAGGGACTGGAAGCAATGATTCGTGCAATTCGCGCGAAAGCCGCCGCGTTGGCCCCGACTCTCAACTAA
- the pykF gene encoding pyruvate kinase PykF, translated as MKKTKIVCTIGPKTESEEMLTKLLEAGMNVMRLNFSHGDYEEHGQRIKNLRNVVAKSGKSAAILLDTKGPEIRTMKLEGGNDVSLKAGQTFTFTTDKSVVGNSDTVAVTYEGFTSDLSVGNTVLVDDGLIGMEVTAIEGNKVVCKVLNNGDLGENKGVNLPGVSIALPALAEKDKKDLIFGCEQGVDFVAASFIRKRSDVEEIRAHLQAHGGDHIQIISKIENQEGLNNFDEILDASDGIMVARGDLGVEIPVEEVIFAQKMMIEKCIRSRKVVITATQMLDSMIKNPRPTRAEAGDVANAILDGTDAVMLSGESAKGKYPLEAVSIMATICERTDRVMYTRLDHANSSRKLRITEAVCRGAVETAENLEAPLIVIATEGGKSAKSVRKYFPNANILALTTNEITCRQLVLSKGVIPQLVKSIASTDDFYRLGKEAALASGLAHKGDVVVMVSGALVPSGTTNTASVHVL; from the coding sequence ATGAAAAAGACCAAAATCGTTTGTACCATCGGTCCGAAAACCGAATCTGAAGAGATGTTAACCAAGCTGCTGGAAGCAGGCATGAACGTCATGCGCCTCAACTTCTCCCACGGGGATTACGAGGAGCACGGCCAGCGTATTAAAAATCTGCGTAACGTCGTAGCAAAAAGTGGTAAATCCGCCGCTATTCTTCTGGACACCAAAGGTCCGGAAATCCGCACCATGAAGCTGGAAGGCGGTAACGATGTTTCCCTGAAAGCCGGTCAGACTTTCACCTTCACCACCGATAAATCCGTGGTCGGCAACAGCGACACCGTCGCCGTTACCTACGAAGGCTTCACCAGCGATCTTTCTGTCGGCAACACCGTTCTGGTTGACGATGGCCTGATCGGTATGGAAGTTACCGCTATCGAGGGCAACAAAGTCGTTTGTAAAGTGCTGAATAACGGCGACCTGGGCGAGAACAAAGGCGTAAACCTGCCGGGCGTCTCCATTGCCCTGCCAGCGCTGGCGGAAAAAGATAAAAAAGATCTGATCTTCGGCTGTGAGCAGGGCGTCGACTTTGTGGCGGCTTCCTTTATTCGTAAACGTTCCGACGTTGAAGAGATCCGAGCACATCTGCAGGCCCACGGCGGCGATCATATCCAGATCATCTCCAAAATCGAAAATCAGGAAGGCCTGAACAACTTCGACGAAATCCTGGATGCCTCTGACGGCATTATGGTTGCCCGTGGCGACCTGGGCGTTGAGATCCCGGTTGAAGAGGTCATCTTCGCGCAGAAGATGATGATCGAGAAATGCATCCGTTCCCGTAAAGTGGTTATCACCGCCACCCAAATGCTGGATTCGATGATCAAAAACCCGCGTCCGACCCGCGCTGAAGCAGGTGACGTGGCGAACGCCATCCTCGACGGTACCGATGCCGTCATGCTGTCCGGCGAATCCGCCAAGGGTAAATACCCGCTGGAAGCCGTTTCTATCATGGCGACCATCTGCGAACGTACCGATCGCGTCATGTATACCCGTCTCGATCACGCCAACAGCAGCCGTAAACTGCGTATCACCGAAGCCGTGTGCCGCGGTGCGGTAGAAACGGCTGAAAATCTGGAAGCGCCGCTGATCGTGATCGCGACCGAAGGCGGTAAATCCGCGAAGTCAGTCCGCAAGTACTTCCCGAACGCCAACATCCTGGCGCTGACCACCAATGAGATCACCTGCCGTCAGCTGGTGCTGAGCAAGGGCGTTATCCCGCAGTTGGTTAAGTCCATCGCCTCTACCGACGACTTCTACCGTCTGGGTAAGGAAGCCGCGCTGGCGAGCGGTCTGGCCCATAAGGGCGACGTGGTCGTGATGGTTTCCGGAGCGCTGGTACCGAGCGGCACCACCAATACCGCCTCGGTACACGTGCTGTAA
- a CDS encoding antitoxin Xre/MbcA/ParS toxin-binding domain-containing protein yields MSDKTQALVPASDSGYPKFSTLNGEELRQLKTGKGSHYLVMELPDALAGSGQERVLQLALESALRLAASLSGEAPRVAIQASPRTLPTASADDAQARLSERILRESEWLTARDISIRAGLALSNPSAAPNRWKAKKRIFALSVNGRDYYPAYGLDEGYTPLPVMARLIALFGERKTPWGMAVWLGSDNSWLGGRKPKDLLTSEPEAVCRAAQAEIQGPVHG; encoded by the coding sequence ATGAGTGATAAAACTCAGGCACTGGTCCCGGCTTCTGACAGCGGTTATCCGAAATTCTCCACCCTGAATGGCGAAGAGCTGCGTCAGTTAAAAACCGGGAAGGGCAGTCACTATTTGGTGATGGAGTTACCCGATGCGCTGGCGGGCTCCGGCCAGGAGCGGGTATTGCAGTTGGCGCTGGAAAGCGCGCTGCGTCTGGCGGCCTCTTTGAGTGGCGAAGCGCCGCGGGTTGCGATCCAGGCCTCGCCCCGAACATTGCCGACAGCCAGCGCTGACGATGCCCAGGCGCGGCTAAGCGAACGTATTCTGCGTGAATCAGAATGGCTGACGGCCCGTGATATTTCGATACGCGCCGGACTGGCGCTCTCTAATCCGAGCGCGGCCCCTAATCGCTGGAAGGCGAAAAAACGGATTTTCGCGCTATCGGTGAATGGGCGTGATTACTACCCGGCTTACGGACTGGATGAAGGCTATACGCCGTTGCCGGTGATGGCCAGACTGATAGCTCTGTTTGGCGAACGAAAAACGCCCTGGGGAATGGCGGTCTGGCTGGGGTCAGATAATAGCTGGCTTGGCGGGCGCAAACCGAAAGATCTGCTGACATCGGAGCCCGAAGCCGTTTGCCGGGCCGCTCAGGCAGAGATTCAGG
- the ldtE gene encoding L,D-transpeptidase LdtE: protein MKRALSLSITGVLCALALAPLAVHAVDYPLPPPGSRLIGHNQRYIMPDNGKNLEYVADKFGTGILLLLEANNKVDPLLPKAGSEITIPSQMLLPDTPREGIVINLAELRLYYYPPGQNKVEVYPIGIGQLGRETPEMVTRISQKIPNPSWTPTANIRARSEAQGIKLPAVVPAGPNNPLGRYALRLEKGGGEYLIHGTNVRRSVGQRVSSGCIRLRSEDIKALFSKAAWGTRVQIINQPVKYSVELDGRRYVEVHQPLSTNDWDNPQTAPIAISASFGRFIDDGRSDRGAVDNAMTRRAGYPVEVSGTASPAPSKAPIQSAHNAPETRSEGLLSGVQ from the coding sequence ATGAAACGCGCGTTATCTCTCTCCATTACTGGGGTGCTGTGCGCACTGGCGCTCGCCCCGCTTGCTGTTCACGCCGTCGACTATCCGCTGCCGCCTCCCGGCAGCCGACTGATCGGCCATAATCAACGCTACATCATGCCCGACAACGGGAAGAACCTGGAGTACGTGGCGGATAAATTTGGTACCGGTATTCTGCTGTTGCTGGAGGCGAACAATAAAGTCGACCCGTTGCTGCCGAAGGCGGGTAGCGAAATCACCATCCCATCGCAAATGCTGCTTCCGGACACCCCCCGTGAAGGGATTGTGATCAACCTGGCGGAACTTAGGCTTTATTACTATCCGCCAGGGCAGAATAAAGTAGAGGTTTATCCTATTGGCATCGGCCAGCTTGGCCGTGAAACCCCTGAAATGGTAACCCGCATAAGTCAGAAAATCCCTAATCCCAGCTGGACGCCGACAGCCAATATTCGGGCGCGTTCAGAGGCCCAGGGAATAAAACTACCGGCGGTGGTTCCAGCGGGGCCAAATAATCCGCTGGGCCGCTACGCATTACGCCTTGAGAAAGGCGGTGGGGAATATTTAATTCACGGGACTAACGTACGGCGTAGCGTCGGTCAGCGGGTAAGCTCCGGCTGTATCCGCCTGCGTTCCGAGGATATCAAAGCTCTATTTTCGAAGGCGGCCTGGGGGACCCGGGTTCAGATTATTAATCAACCGGTGAAATATTCCGTTGAGCTGGATGGCCGACGCTATGTGGAAGTACACCAGCCGCTGTCGACCAACGACTGGGATAACCCACAAACGGCGCCAATCGCCATTAGCGCCAGCTTCGGGCGCTTTATTGATGACGGACGCAGCGATCGCGGCGCAGTAGATAACGCCATGACCCGGCGTGCTGGCTATCCGGTAGAGGTGTCGGGCACTGCATCGCCCGCGCCTTCGAAGGCGCCGATTCAGAGCGCGCACAACGCCCCCGAAACCCGGAGCGAAGGACTACTGTCCGGGGTTCAGTAA